The genomic stretch TCTCTGCGTCGCGCGGCGATTTCGATGCGGCGGCCCGGTTCATCGTCTTCGGCGCGATTGCCGACACCCTCGACGGGCGCATCGCGCGCGCCACCAAGTCGGGATCGCGGTTTGGTGAGGAGCTCGACTCGCTCGTCGATGCGATCTCCTTCGGGACGGCGCCGGCGCTGATCATGTACTTCGCGGTGTTCCAGAGCACCCGCTGGGAGTGGGTGTTCTGTTTCTTCTTCACCGCCTGCGCCGTGATGCGCCTGGCGCGCTTCAATGTCGAGCAGGCCGGACGGAAGGTGTCGCACTTCACCGGCCTCCCCAGCCCCGCCGCGGGCATGACGCTGGCGACCTATTACTGGTTCAGCCAGACGCCGCTCTATACCGAGACCATCATCGGTGACCTGCCGTGGCACCAGATGCTCCGCTGGGTCATCATGGGCCTCGGCATGCTGATGATCAGCAACGTGCAGTATGCCAAGGTCCCGACCGTGAACTTCCGCACGATCAAG from Gemmatimonadaceae bacterium encodes the following:
- the pssA gene encoding CDP-diacylglycerol--serine O-phosphatidyltransferase, whose product is MSQDAPDRPRRYRQRAAVALPNGFTLANLFFGIFAIVSASRGDFDAAARFIVFGAIADTLDGRIARATKSGSRFGEELDSLVDAISFGTAPALIMYFAVFQSTRWEWVFCFFFTACAVMRLARFNVEQAGRKVSHFTGLPSPAAGMTLATYYWFSQTPLYTETIIGDLPWHQMLRWVIMGLGMLMISNVQYAKVPTVNFRTIKGILGFLLVVGTFVGVIFLPKKFFFPALMAYVLYGILRTVFLGLLDRLPGRDDHGDDDDDDHYEELQATRRRRKRRRSNRSQSGPATGREESPA